The Rhizoctonia solani chromosome 13, complete sequence nucleotide sequence ACTCGCGTCTCGGTGCCCCAGTTCCCATCTGCACGCTCCGCGCCAGATTTCCCACCCGCTCTCATTCGGGACGACATCTCTGTATAGTACAGTATTCTATCAATCACTTATAATTTACACTTTACCTTTGGCGGGAGCGGCTACAAAActcccaaggccaagtcGGTATTATGTTTTAAAAGTTTATCGACTCAAACTTAAAATTGCATAGTTGTGCGATTTCCTACGTTTAATCGGGTATGCTTTTGTCGTCTCTGTGAGGCATTTAATatagcacagcctcttgaTACATTGTTCATCATCTACCAGTCGCTAATTCTATATTGGTCTTCCGGATATATTGCATAGTAATTCATAGTCAACTTTATCTTCACCAAAATTGCAAATTTAAGTGCAGAATGGGAAATAAGGACAGAGATTTCGTGCAACTTCTAGACAATCTATGGAAGGCACAAAGTAAAGCGAGCGTTTACATCTCGTAAACACGAAAAGGGTATTGTCGAAAGCTCTGGCTGTTTGGAATTCACAATACACTACAGAACAAAGAGAAAATAGAACGCACTGTGTTGATACACACCTTGGCACTGGGGCTGCCCTAAGTACCTCCGAGAACAAATAAAAGAAAGATGTCGGTTCATGAATCAAGTCAAAGTGATTGCAAAATGCAGACAAAGAAACGCGAATGGTCTCATGTACTTGGATTGCGCGCTTGTGTAGCCGGTTTGGCAGAGCTATGACCCTATGTGTATATACGGCACCCACCGCCCAAACTCCTTCTCCCCAACCTTCTCGCGCAGCCCCGCAACTGCTTCGTGTAGCGCCTTTCCTGCCTCTCCGTTTCCCACCTTTCCATCCTTCATCAGCCGCCCATATACCTTATCAGCCACAAACGGTGCGTCCTCGTCCACCACAGACCACATCGACGCAATCACGCTCGGATACCCTGCCATCAGCATCCCAGACGCAAGGTGGATCGCTTCGTCGGGTAGCTTCGCGTCACCTGTGGCGGTTTGACATGCGGACAGGAAGGCAGGACCCTTGTTTCTGAACGACCGCTGAGTGATGGCGGCCAGGTCGAGAGTGCCGTCATGCAGAAAGAACCCACTTTTTGTCGGATCATCGACATTCTGGTGTGCGTGGCAGGCAAGGTGCACCCAGTCGTACTGCTCCATTGCATCGAGCACGGCCACGGTCGTGGCTTGACTGTCTGTGAGTTCTGCGTACGCCAGTCTACTTTGTGCATGAGTCCGGAGATACTCGAGCTCCTTGACGGTGCCTTGCAATGGGCTACGACCTGGTGTAGCTGCTTGACCAATGGCAAGTACCTGAGGGGGGCGGTTGGCGACGGTGGGCGCAGAGGACAGCAGAGCAGTGAGAGTGGGAGTGTATGAGGATATGACGTAGTCAAACACTCGCGACCGTGGCTGGTCGTAGTCTCCGGCGGCATGTAAGGGCAGGAATGACAACACACCAGTGGGACACCATGTGACATGAGGGAGGTCGTTCGTGGGATCGTCCTACATAACGAGCTTTAGTATGTATGCGTGTTGTGTACTTTTCTGGACGCACCAGATATCCCAGGTGGTCAAGCACTGGTCTGACCAGGTCTTTCCAGAGACCGGCGAGCACAGCTCCAACATCTGGATCAGGCGGAGGGTTCATCAGATGGAACCCGCGCTCCCGCAGTCCCTTGATTCGCAGCATCCGTTCTATCTCAGAGCGAGCACGCTGTGCCTTAACCTCGGTGAAGTTAGGCAGAGCGAGATGACGGATATGAACCTGGCCAGGCAAGATCACAAGGGCGTCGCAGTCAGATTGATGGCAGTTGACGACGACCACAGGCCCGTACCGAGCAGCCCGGATCAGGTCATCGGCCTTTGCCGGCTGAAGAAAGAGCTCAAGCCCGGATAGGCTGCGTGCTTGAGCCAGCAAGTCGCTGTACTCCCTTGCTAACCGATGGCGATGTTCCGGAAGGAATACAGTGGAGTCGGGAGACGGGAGGCCAGAGCTTGCATGATGGAGTTGCTGTGCAACTGACTGGAGGCGACTGGCAAGAAGTGGGTCGGATGGTGTAAGGCTGCCTACAGGAGACCGCAGCATGAGGGTCTGGCTCCAGACGATACAGCGTGCATGCTCGAGCCACTCGAGTGCCAGACTGTGCTCAGACGAACGAATAGCAGCAGAGGCAGCTCGTACGGCGACACTGTCGGCCGATGAGAGGTCATGGTATCGCTGAGCGGTAGTGGCGCCGAGCCAGATGAAGTGGGGAAGAAGGCTGATGACTATGCGGAAAGCTTCGATTGGGTTGAGGTAGGTATGGTCGGATGCGAGCTTTGCCCAGCGAAAGGCGTTGTGGAACACGTCGCGGGGAGAAGCAGCGGATAAGTGAGACGCTTTGCGGAAAGAGTGGAGAGAGGCTGCTAGGTGGGATGGATGAGCGTTAAGCTGATACTGGTGATGACAGGATGTAGCCCAGTCAAAATGCCGGGTGGGCAGGTCGGGATGATCGTGAGGAGTGAGGGCGAGTGCACGGGAATAGCATTGGACGGATTGCTCGAGGTCTGCTAGTTCTCCCATGAgttgatatcgatcggtgtgAGACCCTCCTAGAGCAGCATGCCGGCGTGGCAGgtcaggatggccgtcgggagtgagggcgagtgcacgagaCTTGTACTCGATCGACTTTTCGAGGTCGGCTGGATCTc carries:
- a CDS encoding CHAT domain protein — encoded protein: MKGGADHEDLHEQAESCLARFRRFGNLDDIDKAIEYGARALDLTPSGHPSMSSRISWLGVYYDERYRRLGNLDDINKSMECGVRALELVSENDPELSVLLGNMGISYGMCYTRIGRVEDLGKSIEYSSRALALTPDGHPHLPRRNSALGVAYTHRYRRMGDPADLEKSIEYKSRALDLTPDGHPDLPRRHAALGASYTHLYRRMGDPADLEKSIEYKSRALALTPDGHPDLPRRHAALGGSYSDRYRRMGELADLEKSIECDSRALALTPDGHPDLPRWYAALGVSYSDRYRRMGDPADLEKSIEYKSRALALTPDGHPDLPRRHAALGGSHTDRYQLMGELADLEQSVQCYSRALALTPHDHPDLPTRHFDWATSCHHQYQLNAHPSHLAASLHSFRKASHLSAASPRDVFHNAFRWAKLASDHTYLNPIEAFRIVISLLPHFIWLGATTAQRYHDLSSADSVAVRAASAAIRSSEHSLALEWLEHARCIVWSQTLMLRSPVGSLTPSDPLLASRLQSVAQQLHHASSGLPSPDSTVFLPEHRHRLAREYSDLLAQARSLSGLELFLQPAKADDLIRAARYGPVVVVNCHQSDCDALVILPGQVHIRHLALPNFTEVKAQRARSEIERMLRIKGLRERGFHLMNPPPDPDVGAVLAGLWKDLVRPVLDHLGYLDDPTNDLPHVTWCPTGVLSFLPLHAAGDYDQPRSRVFDYVISSYTPTLTALLSSAPTVANRPPQVLAIGQAATPGRSPLQGTVKELEYLRTHAQSRLAYAELTDSQATTVAVLDAMEQYDWVHLACHAHQNVDDPTKSGFFLHDGTLDLAAITQRSFRNKGPAFLSACQTATGDAKLPDEAIHLASGMLMAGYPSVIASMWSVVDEDAPFVADKVYGRLMKDGKVGNGEAGKALHEAVAGLREKVGEKEFGRWVPYIHIGS